The Thermobispora bispora DSM 43833 genome window below encodes:
- a CDS encoding phosphomannomutase/phosphoglucomutase has translation MADLTKIFKAYDVRGVVPDELNEEIAEAVGAAFVEVIGAKSVVMAHDMRVSSAPLARAFARGAASRGAEVINAGLGSTDLLYYASGSLGLPGVMFTASHNPARYNGMKMCRAGAAPIGTDTGLLEIRDRAARLLETGIGGTPGAGRVVERDLLEGYAAHLKTLVDLSGIRRLKVVVDAGNGMAGYTVPAVFKGLPIDLVPLYFELDGTFPNHEANPIEPENLRDLQKAVIEHGADIGLAFDGDADRCWVIDERGESVSPSTITALVAVRELARHPGATIIHNLITSKSVPEIIAEHGGVPVRSRVGHSFIKAEMARTGAVFGGEHSAHYYFRDFWYADSGMLAALHVLAALGEQDRPLSELLARYTRYVASGEINSRVADQAAALAKVRAAFEGREGVTFDELDGLTVNGPGWWFNLRPSNTEPLLRLNAEAADERTMAAVRDEVLAVVRS, from the coding sequence GTGGCCGACCTCACCAAGATCTTCAAGGCATACGACGTGCGCGGCGTCGTGCCGGACGAGCTGAACGAGGAGATCGCAGAGGCCGTCGGCGCGGCGTTCGTCGAAGTGATCGGCGCGAAGTCGGTGGTGATGGCGCATGACATGCGGGTCTCATCCGCCCCGCTCGCCCGCGCGTTCGCCCGCGGGGCGGCATCCCGCGGCGCCGAGGTGATCAACGCGGGCCTCGGCTCCACCGACCTGCTGTACTACGCCAGCGGCAGCCTCGGCCTGCCCGGTGTGATGTTCACGGCGAGCCACAACCCGGCCCGGTACAACGGCATGAAGATGTGCCGCGCCGGAGCGGCTCCCATCGGCACCGACACCGGTCTGCTCGAGATCCGTGACCGGGCCGCCCGGCTCCTGGAGACCGGCATCGGGGGCACCCCCGGCGCCGGCCGGGTGGTCGAGCGCGACCTGCTCGAGGGGTACGCCGCCCACCTGAAGACCCTGGTCGACCTCTCGGGCATCCGGCGGCTCAAGGTCGTCGTCGACGCGGGCAACGGCATGGCCGGCTACACCGTCCCCGCGGTCTTCAAGGGCCTGCCGATCGACCTGGTCCCGCTCTACTTCGAGCTCGACGGGACGTTCCCCAACCACGAGGCCAACCCGATCGAGCCGGAGAACCTGCGCGACCTGCAGAAGGCCGTCATCGAGCACGGCGCCGACATCGGGCTCGCCTTCGACGGCGACGCCGACCGGTGCTGGGTGATCGACGAGCGGGGCGAGTCGGTCTCGCCGTCCACGATCACCGCGCTCGTGGCGGTGCGGGAGCTCGCCCGGCACCCGGGCGCCACGATCATCCACAACCTGATCACGTCGAAGAGCGTCCCCGAGATCATCGCCGAGCACGGCGGCGTCCCGGTGCGCTCGCGGGTCGGCCACTCGTTCATCAAGGCGGAGATGGCCCGCACCGGTGCGGTGTTCGGGGGCGAGCACTCCGCCCACTACTACTTCCGGGACTTCTGGTACGCCGATTCCGGCATGCTGGCCGCGCTGCACGTGCTCGCCGCGCTCGGCGAGCAGGACCGCCCGCTGTCCGAGCTGCTGGCGCGGTACACGCGGTACGTCGCCTCGGGCGAGATCAACAGCCGGGTGGCCGATCAGGCGGCCGCGCTCGCCAAGGTGCGCGCCGCCTTCGAGGGCCGCGAGGGCGTCACCTTCGACGAGCTCGACGGCCTCACCGTGAACGGGCCCGGCTGGTGGTTCAACCTGCGGCCGTCCAACACCGAGCCGTTGCTCCGGCTCAACGCCGAGGCGGCCGACGAGCGGACGATGGCCGCCGTGCGGGATGAAGTGCTCGCTGTGGTAAGGAGCTGA
- a CDS encoding Trm112 family protein — protein MKIDDWLLDILVCPACKSPLRAATDADELACTSETCGLIYPVRDDIPVLLVDEARRA, from the coding sequence TTGAAGATCGACGACTGGCTGCTGGACATCCTGGTCTGCCCGGCATGCAAGTCCCCGCTCCGCGCGGCCACCGACGCCGATGAGCTGGCCTGCACCTCGGAGACGTGCGGGCTGATCTACCCGGTGCGGGACGACATCCCCGTGCTCCTCGTCGACGAGGCGCGCCGGGCATGA
- a CDS encoding SIS domain-containing protein encodes MSGAAGAPEDRFDPDRLDDPSFLEECDSSGALRTVASSAAQVRVAFRAALEAGVPRIAEYGRPRAIVVAGMGVAGVAGEALEAVCGRGCPVPILTVRRHLLPGWVGAADLVAVTAGSARSEEALAVAADAVRRGCVLLGVGPEDSPLREAVARAGGPYVAVAQGHRPTLWELAVPLIVAAGALRIAEMGEAVAEAVAARLEDIAFRCRPSSESFLNPGKSFAMELADRLPLLWGCSPLARVAARSLACRLHRCAGYPALVGEILEAGHEQIGLFNGPFGAQPIDADPFGEEGGPPRPRLFLFRDTEEHPLVAERREAVARLAEDRGVPVSEISAEGAHPLERLASLIGLSDYAGVYLALGYGRDPSRIAALAELGAH; translated from the coding sequence ATGAGCGGCGCCGCCGGGGCGCCCGAGGACCGGTTCGACCCGGATCGGCTCGACGACCCGTCCTTCCTGGAGGAGTGCGACTCCTCGGGGGCGTTGCGGACGGTCGCCTCGTCGGCGGCACAGGTGCGCGTGGCGTTCCGGGCGGCCCTCGAGGCCGGCGTGCCGCGGATCGCCGAGTACGGCAGGCCCCGCGCGATCGTGGTCGCCGGGATGGGGGTCGCGGGGGTCGCCGGCGAGGCGCTGGAGGCGGTGTGCGGGCGCGGCTGCCCGGTGCCGATCCTCACCGTCCGCCGGCACCTGCTCCCCGGCTGGGTGGGCGCGGCCGACCTGGTCGCGGTGACCGCCGGATCCGCCCGGTCCGAGGAGGCGCTCGCCGTGGCCGCCGACGCGGTCCGGCGCGGCTGCGTGCTCCTCGGGGTGGGGCCCGAGGACTCCCCGCTCCGGGAGGCGGTGGCCCGCGCCGGCGGGCCGTACGTGGCGGTCGCGCAGGGGCACCGGCCGACGCTGTGGGAGCTGGCCGTCCCGCTGATCGTCGCCGCGGGGGCGTTGCGCATCGCCGAGATGGGCGAGGCCGTGGCCGAGGCGGTGGCCGCGCGCCTGGAGGACATCGCGTTCCGGTGCCGGCCGTCGAGCGAGTCGTTCCTCAACCCCGGCAAGTCGTTCGCCATGGAGCTCGCGGACCGGCTGCCCCTGCTCTGGGGGTGCTCGCCGCTCGCCCGGGTGGCGGCCCGCTCGCTGGCCTGCCGGCTGCACCGGTGCGCGGGCTACCCGGCGCTGGTGGGCGAGATCCTCGAGGCCGGGCACGAGCAGATCGGCCTGTTCAACGGCCCCTTCGGCGCGCAGCCGATCGACGCCGACCCGTTCGGCGAGGAGGGCGGCCCGCCGCGCCCGCGGCTGTTCCTGTTCCGCGACACCGAGGAGCACCCGCTGGTCGCCGAGCGGCGGGAGGCGGTGGCCCGGCTCGCCGAGGACCGCGGCGTGCCGGTGTCCGAGATCTCCGCCGAGGGCGCTCACCCGCTGGAGCGGCTCGCCTCCCTGATTGGTTTGAGCGACTATGCCGGGGTTTACCTCGCCCTGGGCTATGGCCGGGATCCTTCCCGGATCGCCGCGCTCGCGGAGCTCGGAGCGCACTAG
- a CDS encoding cation diffusion facilitator family transporter: MSASGGTKAIIAALLANLAIAAGKFVAFLATGSSSMLAESAHSVADSGNQALLIVGQKRAQRRRTREHPFGYGRERYFYAFVVAVVLFTIGALFSLYEGWHKITDPHPVESPQWALGVLVFAVAAEAFSFRTAMRETREVKGDHSWFSFIRRAKAPELPVVLLEDLGALLGLVIALVCVTIAAITGNGVWDGVGSLVIGLLLAVIAVVLAIETKSLLIGESAAPEIEERIIRALEETPEIDRVIHLRTLHLGPEELLVAAKIAVHHDDTAAEIAKGINAAEERIRATVPIARVIYVEPDLYPAATTPEPGAAHEDQRRA; encoded by the coding sequence GTGAGTGCGAGTGGTGGTACCAAGGCGATCATCGCCGCCCTGCTGGCGAACTTGGCGATCGCGGCCGGGAAGTTCGTGGCGTTCCTCGCCACCGGGTCCTCCTCCATGCTCGCCGAGTCCGCCCACTCGGTAGCGGACTCCGGTAACCAGGCGCTCCTGATCGTGGGCCAGAAGCGGGCCCAGCGCCGGAGGACCCGGGAGCACCCGTTCGGGTACGGCCGGGAGCGATACTTCTACGCCTTCGTGGTGGCGGTGGTGCTCTTCACCATCGGCGCCCTCTTCTCGCTCTACGAGGGCTGGCACAAGATCACGGATCCGCATCCGGTCGAGTCGCCGCAGTGGGCGCTCGGCGTGCTCGTCTTCGCCGTGGCGGCCGAGGCGTTCTCGTTCCGGACCGCGATGCGGGAGACCCGCGAGGTGAAGGGCGACCACTCCTGGTTCTCCTTCATCCGCCGGGCCAAGGCCCCGGAGCTCCCCGTGGTGCTCCTGGAGGACCTGGGCGCGCTGCTCGGCCTCGTCATCGCCCTGGTCTGCGTGACCATCGCCGCGATCACCGGCAACGGCGTCTGGGACGGGGTGGGCAGCCTCGTGATCGGCCTCCTGCTCGCGGTCATCGCGGTGGTGCTCGCCATCGAGACCAAGTCCCTGCTGATCGGGGAGAGCGCCGCCCCGGAGATCGAGGAGCGGATCATCCGGGCGCTCGAGGAGACCCCCGAGATCGACAGGGTCATCCACCTGCGCACCCTGCACCTCGGCCCCGAGGAGCTGCTGGTCGCCGCCAAGATCGCGGTGCACCACGACGACACCGCGGCGGAGATCGCCAAGGGGATCAACGCCGCGGAGGAGCGCATCCGCGCGACCGTGCCGATCGCGAGGGTCATCTACGTCGAGCCCGACCTGTACCCCGCCGCGACCACGCCGGAGCCCGGCGCCGCCCACGAGGACCAGCGGCGGGCGTAG